One part of the Mauremys mutica isolate MM-2020 ecotype Southern chromosome 21, ASM2049712v1, whole genome shotgun sequence genome encodes these proteins:
- the FAAP20 gene encoding Fanconi anemia core complex-associated protein 20 isoform X1, with protein sequence MSEEGGGKLRLKPRKAPPGRSREPSPDREPPARRQTLANRYSWFEQQGLSESENMWMLILKAVNPDLKPTSWETVPSLPEFFGQNSENEKNPPKPEVFKVGMKDFQWIPLPSFYKEKALNRKNPSCCHISKSQTEHLMEREDQTDQNQLNIAPVVEKISLAVNDDPGEIIRMKHSRKSSSELKEKERTERYERNQCTDSTLHSVPASTQSLAKDFCLQQLCKGTGLGEEKSRKENESKGQQSDAQMHQHNVLLGETRSTSAEIKSPVDIPKMEGLEEKAEDQRAGTLTLDSCPMCLIQFTGTLSQLDIDSHLAKCLSESADDVIW encoded by the exons ATGTCTGAGGAGGGAGGCGGCAAACTGCGCCTCAAGCCCAGGAAGGCGCCACCGGGCCGCAGCCGGGAGCCCAGCCCGGATCGGGAGCCCCCCGCGCGGCGCCA aacATTGGCCAACAGATACTCCTGGTTTGAACAACAAGGATTAAGTGAGTCTGAAAATATGTGGATGCTGATACTGAAGGCTGTCAATCCAGATCTAAAACCCACAAGCTGGGAAACAGTGCCCAGTTTACCAGAATTTTTTGGACAG AATTCTGAAAATGAGAAGAACCCTCCAAAACCAGAAGTCTTTAAGGTTGGAATGAAAGATTTTCAATGGATACCTCTCCCATCTTTCTACAAAGAAAAAGCTCTTAATAGAAAGAATCCAAGCTGCTGTCACATATCAAAAAGTCAAACTGAGCATCTAATGGAAAGAGAGGACCAGACAGACCAAAACCAGCTAAATATTGCTCCTGTAGTTGAGAAAATATCCCTTGCCGTTAATGATGATCCAGGTGAGATCATAAGAATGAAACACAGCAGGAAAAGTTCTTcagaactgaaagaaaaagaaaggactGAAAGGTATGAACGTAATCAGTGTACAGATTCAACACTGCATTCTGTACCAGCATCTACCCAAAGTCTTGCAAAAGATTTTTGCCTTCAACAGCTCTGTAAAGGGACTGGGCTGGGTGAAGAgaaaagcagaaaagaaaatgaaagcaaaGGACAACAGTCAGATGCACAAATGCACCAACATAATGTTTTATTAGGTGAGACCAGATCTACATCTGCAGAAATAAAATCTCCTGTTGACATCCCCAAAATGGAAGGTCTTGAGGAAAAGGCTGAGGATCAGAGAGCAGGAACTTTAACTCTTGACAGTTGTCCGATGTGTCTAATCCAGTTTACTGGAAC ATTGTCACAGTTGGACATTGACAGCCATCTTGCTAAATGTTTGTCTGAAAGTGCAGAtgatgtgatttggtaa
- the FAAP20 gene encoding Fanconi anemia core complex-associated protein 20 isoform X3 has product MSLPHGTGALEDASERRRKTLANRYSWFEQQGLSESENMWMLILKAVNPDLKPTSWETVPSLPEFFGQNSENEKNPPKPEVFKVGMKDFQWIPLPSFYKEKALNRKNPSCCHISKSQTEHLMEREDQTDQNQLNIAPVVEKISLAVNDDPGEIIRMKHSRKSSSELKEKERTERYERNQCTDSTLHSVPASTQSLAKDFCLQQLCKGTGLGEEKSRKENESKGQQSDAQMHQHNVLLGETRSTSAEIKSPVDIPKMEGLEEKAEDQRAGTLTLDSCPMCLIQFTGTLSQLDIDSHLAKCLSESADDVIW; this is encoded by the exons ATGTCTCTGCCACACGGGACTGGCGCCCTAGAAGATGCTTCAGAAAGGAGGAGGAA aacATTGGCCAACAGATACTCCTGGTTTGAACAACAAGGATTAAGTGAGTCTGAAAATATGTGGATGCTGATACTGAAGGCTGTCAATCCAGATCTAAAACCCACAAGCTGGGAAACAGTGCCCAGTTTACCAGAATTTTTTGGACAG AATTCTGAAAATGAGAAGAACCCTCCAAAACCAGAAGTCTTTAAGGTTGGAATGAAAGATTTTCAATGGATACCTCTCCCATCTTTCTACAAAGAAAAAGCTCTTAATAGAAAGAATCCAAGCTGCTGTCACATATCAAAAAGTCAAACTGAGCATCTAATGGAAAGAGAGGACCAGACAGACCAAAACCAGCTAAATATTGCTCCTGTAGTTGAGAAAATATCCCTTGCCGTTAATGATGATCCAGGTGAGATCATAAGAATGAAACACAGCAGGAAAAGTTCTTcagaactgaaagaaaaagaaaggactGAAAGGTATGAACGTAATCAGTGTACAGATTCAACACTGCATTCTGTACCAGCATCTACCCAAAGTCTTGCAAAAGATTTTTGCCTTCAACAGCTCTGTAAAGGGACTGGGCTGGGTGAAGAgaaaagcagaaaagaaaatgaaagcaaaGGACAACAGTCAGATGCACAAATGCACCAACATAATGTTTTATTAGGTGAGACCAGATCTACATCTGCAGAAATAAAATCTCCTGTTGACATCCCCAAAATGGAAGGTCTTGAGGAAAAGGCTGAGGATCAGAGAGCAGGAACTTTAACTCTTGACAGTTGTCCGATGTGTCTAATCCAGTTTACTGGAAC ATTGTCACAGTTGGACATTGACAGCCATCTTGCTAAATGTTTGTCTGAAAGTGCAGAtgatgtgatttggtaa
- the FAAP20 gene encoding Fanconi anemia core complex-associated protein 20 isoform X5, translating into MRTLANRYSWFEQQGLSESENMWMLILKAVNPDLKPTSWETVPSLPEFFGQNSENEKNPPKPEVFKVGMKDFQWIPLPSFYKEKALNRKNPSCCHISKSQTEHLMEREDQTDQNQLNIAPVVEKISLAVNDDPGEIIRMKHSRKSSSELKEKERTERYERNQCTDSTLHSVPASTQSLAKDFCLQQLCKGTGLGEEKSRKENESKGQQSDAQMHQHNVLLGETRSTSAEIKSPVDIPKMEGLEEKAEDQRAGTLTLDSCPMCLIQFTGTLSQLDIDSHLAKCLSESADDVIW; encoded by the exons atgag aacATTGGCCAACAGATACTCCTGGTTTGAACAACAAGGATTAAGTGAGTCTGAAAATATGTGGATGCTGATACTGAAGGCTGTCAATCCAGATCTAAAACCCACAAGCTGGGAAACAGTGCCCAGTTTACCAGAATTTTTTGGACAG AATTCTGAAAATGAGAAGAACCCTCCAAAACCAGAAGTCTTTAAGGTTGGAATGAAAGATTTTCAATGGATACCTCTCCCATCTTTCTACAAAGAAAAAGCTCTTAATAGAAAGAATCCAAGCTGCTGTCACATATCAAAAAGTCAAACTGAGCATCTAATGGAAAGAGAGGACCAGACAGACCAAAACCAGCTAAATATTGCTCCTGTAGTTGAGAAAATATCCCTTGCCGTTAATGATGATCCAGGTGAGATCATAAGAATGAAACACAGCAGGAAAAGTTCTTcagaactgaaagaaaaagaaaggactGAAAGGTATGAACGTAATCAGTGTACAGATTCAACACTGCATTCTGTACCAGCATCTACCCAAAGTCTTGCAAAAGATTTTTGCCTTCAACAGCTCTGTAAAGGGACTGGGCTGGGTGAAGAgaaaagcagaaaagaaaatgaaagcaaaGGACAACAGTCAGATGCACAAATGCACCAACATAATGTTTTATTAGGTGAGACCAGATCTACATCTGCAGAAATAAAATCTCCTGTTGACATCCCCAAAATGGAAGGTCTTGAGGAAAAGGCTGAGGATCAGAGAGCAGGAACTTTAACTCTTGACAGTTGTCCGATGTGTCTAATCCAGTTTACTGGAAC ATTGTCACAGTTGGACATTGACAGCCATCTTGCTAAATGTTTGTCTGAAAGTGCAGAtgatgtgatttggtaa
- the FAAP20 gene encoding Fanconi anemia core complex-associated protein 20 isoform X4 translates to MKLTLANRYSWFEQQGLSESENMWMLILKAVNPDLKPTSWETVPSLPEFFGQNSENEKNPPKPEVFKVGMKDFQWIPLPSFYKEKALNRKNPSCCHISKSQTEHLMEREDQTDQNQLNIAPVVEKISLAVNDDPGEIIRMKHSRKSSSELKEKERTERYERNQCTDSTLHSVPASTQSLAKDFCLQQLCKGTGLGEEKSRKENESKGQQSDAQMHQHNVLLGETRSTSAEIKSPVDIPKMEGLEEKAEDQRAGTLTLDSCPMCLIQFTGTLSQLDIDSHLAKCLSESADDVIW, encoded by the exons ATGAAACT aacATTGGCCAACAGATACTCCTGGTTTGAACAACAAGGATTAAGTGAGTCTGAAAATATGTGGATGCTGATACTGAAGGCTGTCAATCCAGATCTAAAACCCACAAGCTGGGAAACAGTGCCCAGTTTACCAGAATTTTTTGGACAG AATTCTGAAAATGAGAAGAACCCTCCAAAACCAGAAGTCTTTAAGGTTGGAATGAAAGATTTTCAATGGATACCTCTCCCATCTTTCTACAAAGAAAAAGCTCTTAATAGAAAGAATCCAAGCTGCTGTCACATATCAAAAAGTCAAACTGAGCATCTAATGGAAAGAGAGGACCAGACAGACCAAAACCAGCTAAATATTGCTCCTGTAGTTGAGAAAATATCCCTTGCCGTTAATGATGATCCAGGTGAGATCATAAGAATGAAACACAGCAGGAAAAGTTCTTcagaactgaaagaaaaagaaaggactGAAAGGTATGAACGTAATCAGTGTACAGATTCAACACTGCATTCTGTACCAGCATCTACCCAAAGTCTTGCAAAAGATTTTTGCCTTCAACAGCTCTGTAAAGGGACTGGGCTGGGTGAAGAgaaaagcagaaaagaaaatgaaagcaaaGGACAACAGTCAGATGCACAAATGCACCAACATAATGTTTTATTAGGTGAGACCAGATCTACATCTGCAGAAATAAAATCTCCTGTTGACATCCCCAAAATGGAAGGTCTTGAGGAAAAGGCTGAGGATCAGAGAGCAGGAACTTTAACTCTTGACAGTTGTCCGATGTGTCTAATCCAGTTTACTGGAAC ATTGTCACAGTTGGACATTGACAGCCATCTTGCTAAATGTTTGTCTGAAAGTGCAGAtgatgtgatttggtaa
- the FAAP20 gene encoding Fanconi anemia core complex-associated protein 20 isoform X2 → MWYYLLLDQLLLEREKLSVPTQLFFRTLANRYSWFEQQGLSESENMWMLILKAVNPDLKPTSWETVPSLPEFFGQNSENEKNPPKPEVFKVGMKDFQWIPLPSFYKEKALNRKNPSCCHISKSQTEHLMEREDQTDQNQLNIAPVVEKISLAVNDDPGEIIRMKHSRKSSSELKEKERTERYERNQCTDSTLHSVPASTQSLAKDFCLQQLCKGTGLGEEKSRKENESKGQQSDAQMHQHNVLLGETRSTSAEIKSPVDIPKMEGLEEKAEDQRAGTLTLDSCPMCLIQFTGTLSQLDIDSHLAKCLSESADDVIW, encoded by the exons ATGtggtactatcttttattggaccaacttttgctggagagagagaagctttcagtgCCTACACAGCtttttttcag aacATTGGCCAACAGATACTCCTGGTTTGAACAACAAGGATTAAGTGAGTCTGAAAATATGTGGATGCTGATACTGAAGGCTGTCAATCCAGATCTAAAACCCACAAGCTGGGAAACAGTGCCCAGTTTACCAGAATTTTTTGGACAG AATTCTGAAAATGAGAAGAACCCTCCAAAACCAGAAGTCTTTAAGGTTGGAATGAAAGATTTTCAATGGATACCTCTCCCATCTTTCTACAAAGAAAAAGCTCTTAATAGAAAGAATCCAAGCTGCTGTCACATATCAAAAAGTCAAACTGAGCATCTAATGGAAAGAGAGGACCAGACAGACCAAAACCAGCTAAATATTGCTCCTGTAGTTGAGAAAATATCCCTTGCCGTTAATGATGATCCAGGTGAGATCATAAGAATGAAACACAGCAGGAAAAGTTCTTcagaactgaaagaaaaagaaaggactGAAAGGTATGAACGTAATCAGTGTACAGATTCAACACTGCATTCTGTACCAGCATCTACCCAAAGTCTTGCAAAAGATTTTTGCCTTCAACAGCTCTGTAAAGGGACTGGGCTGGGTGAAGAgaaaagcagaaaagaaaatgaaagcaaaGGACAACAGTCAGATGCACAAATGCACCAACATAATGTTTTATTAGGTGAGACCAGATCTACATCTGCAGAAATAAAATCTCCTGTTGACATCCCCAAAATGGAAGGTCTTGAGGAAAAGGCTGAGGATCAGAGAGCAGGAACTTTAACTCTTGACAGTTGTCCGATGTGTCTAATCCAGTTTACTGGAAC ATTGTCACAGTTGGACATTGACAGCCATCTTGCTAAATGTTTGTCTGAAAGTGCAGAtgatgtgatttggtaa
- the FAAP20 gene encoding Fanconi anemia core complex-associated protein 20 isoform X6 — protein MWMLILKAVNPDLKPTSWETVPSLPEFFGQNSENEKNPPKPEVFKVGMKDFQWIPLPSFYKEKALNRKNPSCCHISKSQTEHLMEREDQTDQNQLNIAPVVEKISLAVNDDPGEIIRMKHSRKSSSELKEKERTERYERNQCTDSTLHSVPASTQSLAKDFCLQQLCKGTGLGEEKSRKENESKGQQSDAQMHQHNVLLGETRSTSAEIKSPVDIPKMEGLEEKAEDQRAGTLTLDSCPMCLIQFTGTLSQLDIDSHLAKCLSESADDVIW, from the exons ATGTGGATGCTGATACTGAAGGCTGTCAATCCAGATCTAAAACCCACAAGCTGGGAAACAGTGCCCAGTTTACCAGAATTTTTTGGACAG AATTCTGAAAATGAGAAGAACCCTCCAAAACCAGAAGTCTTTAAGGTTGGAATGAAAGATTTTCAATGGATACCTCTCCCATCTTTCTACAAAGAAAAAGCTCTTAATAGAAAGAATCCAAGCTGCTGTCACATATCAAAAAGTCAAACTGAGCATCTAATGGAAAGAGAGGACCAGACAGACCAAAACCAGCTAAATATTGCTCCTGTAGTTGAGAAAATATCCCTTGCCGTTAATGATGATCCAGGTGAGATCATAAGAATGAAACACAGCAGGAAAAGTTCTTcagaactgaaagaaaaagaaaggactGAAAGGTATGAACGTAATCAGTGTACAGATTCAACACTGCATTCTGTACCAGCATCTACCCAAAGTCTTGCAAAAGATTTTTGCCTTCAACAGCTCTGTAAAGGGACTGGGCTGGGTGAAGAgaaaagcagaaaagaaaatgaaagcaaaGGACAACAGTCAGATGCACAAATGCACCAACATAATGTTTTATTAGGTGAGACCAGATCTACATCTGCAGAAATAAAATCTCCTGTTGACATCCCCAAAATGGAAGGTCTTGAGGAAAAGGCTGAGGATCAGAGAGCAGGAACTTTAACTCTTGACAGTTGTCCGATGTGTCTAATCCAGTTTACTGGAAC ATTGTCACAGTTGGACATTGACAGCCATCTTGCTAAATGTTTGTCTGAAAGTGCAGAtgatgtgatttggtaa